The following nucleotide sequence is from Zea mays cultivar B73 chromosome 1, Zm-B73-REFERENCE-NAM-5.0, whole genome shotgun sequence.
ATCCATGTCCTCTTGCACTTATTGATGACCCTAGGTATCAGCCACCCATGGTTGGTCCTATAGCTTCTTTATCTATACTCAGTCCAATCCTGGCGTTTGTCATTCACCACTCCCAATCCATCATCACAAAttcgcatgaccttcaccttcggTGTTGACCATAGCCTCTATGTTCCAAATATGTGCACCACAAACCAAAACGCTTCTAAAATACCACATCTCACATTAAGGTTAGTTAACACTAAACCAAAACCGATCATCTCCTTAACCATTACTCATTACACTTGAATAGAGTGGACACATATCAACCACATGTTTGCAATCCCCCTTGATGAGTGCATGGTCAACACAAAACACAAAGAGATGaatcaaaagcaaaaggaaaacATAGAACTCACCAAAATGACCAAAACCTAGTGAAAAAATAAAATAGGGTTATTTGAAACGAATAAAGGTCTATGCCCAAAGATGTGGACAATGGCTCAACACAACTAATAAAAGAAAATGCATAAATGGATACGCCTCCATGTCCTCTTGCACTTGTGAATGACCTCTGGTGTCAGATAACCTCAAGTAGGTCCTCTAGTTTTTCCGGTCCCTCAGTCTAAGCCTGATGTTCATTCTTCACCGCTCTAAGTTCATCATCACAAAAACACATGGTCTTCACCTTCTCCGTGCTCCACACCCATTTTCTAGTTTGAACACATCATATGTACGTATCAACCATGTGTTCGCAACAACCAATTCTTTCGAGCAGCAGCTACATATTATATGTAGCATCCTCAAACATGAAAGCTGACACGGAAACAATACCTCTCCGATAATCGATCGGTGGTGTTCACATATCCAGCCAGCTTTTAGGCCCACTGGCCTATATATGCACGCCCCCTTCACAGCTTCTTTTGCTCATTGGCTAGGGACATGTAAAACCTTGTACACCACTAGTCTACCTAGTAAGCAGCAGCCTGATCCAACAAGTGCAGTGTGTGCACGGTACGTAATCTCAAGCCGCCAAAGCTAACAATGGCAGAACAGCACAAAGGCCCAACAAACAGGGTAGCCTCCGATGGCCTCCCGGACGGTGTTGCGCCGCCGCGGAAGAAGAGCAACGTCCGGTTCGCCTTCGCCTGCGCTATCTTGGCCTCCATGACCTCCATCCTCCTCGGCTATGGTACGTGCATGATGATGTTTTAGCTAGTTCATGTTATGTTATGTCAGATATATAGTTAACCTCTTCGTTATTTATGTATATACGTGTGGTTTCTAGACATCGGGGTGATGAGCGGCGCGGCGCTGTTCATCAAGGAGGACCTCAAGATCTCAGACGTGGAGGTGGAGGTCCTGCTTGGCATCCTCAACCTCTACTCGCTGATCGGCTCCTTCGCGGCAGGGCGCACCTCCGACTGGATCGGACGCCGGCTCACCATCATCCTTGCGGCCGTCATCTTCTTCGTCGGGGCCTTCATGATGGGCTTCTCGGTCAACTACCCCATGCTCATGGCCGGCAGGTTCGTCGCGGGCATCGGCGTGGGCTACGCGCTCATGATCGCGCCCGTCTACACGGCCGAGGTCTCGCCGGCGTCGTCACGGGGCTTCCTCACCTCCTTCCCCGAGGTGTTCATCAACTTCGGCATCCTGCTCGGCTACGTTTCCAACTACGCCTTCTCCCACCTCAGCTTGAAGGTCGGCTGGCGCCTTATGCTCGGCGTCGGCGCCGCGCCTTCCGTCGTCCTCGCGCTCATGGTGCTCGGCATGCCCGAGTCCCCACGGTGGTTGGTCATGAAGGGCCGTCTCGCCGACGCCAAAGTGGTGCTCGGCAAGACCTCCGACACGCCGGAGGAGGCTGCTCTGCGCCTCGCGGACATCAAGGAGGCGGCCGGCATCCCCGCTGACCTCGACGGGGACGTCGTCGCGGTGCCCAAGCGGACCGGCGGCGAGGAGCGCGTGTGGAAAGAGCTGATCCTCTCCCCGACGCCGGCCGTCCGGCGCATCCTCCTGTCGGCGCTCGGCATCCACTTCTTCCAGCAGTCGTCGGGCATCGACTCGGTGGTGCTCTACAGCCCGCGCGTGTTCCAGAGCGCCGGCATCGCCGACAAGAACAAGCTGCTCGGCACCACGTGCGCCGTCGGCGTGACCAAGACGCTCTTCATCCTGGTGGCCACGTTCACGCTGGACCGCTTTGGCCGCcggcctctcctgctggcgagcaCCGGGGGCATGGTCGTCAGCCTCGTCGGCCTCGGGTTCGGCCTCACCGTCATCGGCCACCACCAAGAGGGCACCACCATCCCCTGGGCCATCGGCGTCTGCATCGCCTCCATCCTCGGGGTGGTGGCCTTCTTCTCCATCGGGCTCGGCCCCATCACGTGGGTGTACAGCTCCGAGATCTTCCCGCTTCACCTGCGCGCGCTCGGGTGCGCTCTCGGCGTAGGCTTGAACCGCGTCACCAGCGGGGTCATCTCCATGACCTTCCTGTCGCTGTCCAAGGGCATCACTATCGGGGGCAGCTTCTTCCTCTACGCGGGCATCGCCTCGCTCGCCTGGGTCTTCTTCTTCACCTACCTCCCCGAGACACGCGGCCGCACGCTCGAGCAGATGGGCGGGCTCTTCGGCATCCCCAACATGGCCGGCGACAGCGACCAGCTGACCAGCAGTCGCCCGAGAAGGAGAAGACCTTGAGCAACGTCGAGATGTCATCGACGGCCACTAGTAATGATATCGATCTGAGACGAACGAACTGATCGAGTAATTAATAAGAACTAATAAGAAGACGAGAAGATTGCGCGGCGGTGGTGACCGTACCGCGCGTCCGCCAGACGCGCGGCTTTTTTATGTTCAAAACTACTAGTACTAGTATAGGAGTACTTATTGCGAGCGGATAACTTTCTTGTTTGACCTTTTTGGCTTCTTGTATGTACGGCTAAGTAGGAAATTATTGGACTTGCAATACGTGTATGTTTACGTGTATCGTGTATAAGTAAAAAAAAGGGTGATGTATGGACTCCGGAGTCAAACCAATATGCATGCATGGTTGTTGGTTTGTACTCGGTATGAAAAAAAGCTAGCTAACGTTTGTACTGTTTGGTTCACATTttgtaacgtaaatggtaatgataatgattcacactcgaataacagtggtaacaagtttgaatagatCAGTATCAATTTCTAGTGTGGTATTCGATTACAGCTAGACTTAAACAaaaatgatttaacgttatcggttATCCATTACGTTACCAACATGTTAACCAAACGACATCTTTAGTGGCGTGTACGACCTTATTTAATATGTGATCTTTTTAGGGATTTTTAAAGAATTAATTAAAGGAAAATATACCTATTGTTTGTCAATTGTATTTATGATCAAAGGCTATAATATAAAAAAGTTAGAATACCATATAAAGGATACTTTTAAGTTTATCTTAAGTGAGCCAAACTTTGATTATGGAATACTTTTTACGTTTTTGCGTTTGAATGCTTTGGAAATAATGCGAGTAGATTGGTCTAGTTTTATATATCTACTTATATGATAAAGCAGTAGTGAAAATTTGATTAACTCACAACAAAAAAATTAGAACAACAATATTTCTGGCTCgagtgtcacacccagttttagaaggcaaaccgaatgtgaaccatgtacgtgtcaggatcagcaattcacgtacatagcagttacataactggacatcatcacacaatgctcaaataatgacataaaagagggtataatagtcgattacatcatgatgtccaagacatctgaaagggaattaggcttacacctagttcctaaataattttggtggttgaattgcccaacacaaataattgaactaactagtttggccaagtgtatagattatacaggtgtaagaggttcacactcagccaataaaaagatcaagttttggattcaacaaaggagcaaagaggcaaccgaaggcacctctggtctggaggcaccggactgtccggtgtacaccagacagtgtctggtgcgccaccggacagtgtccggtgcaccagaggactccaactcgacctcgccaccttcgggaatttctcaagccgctccgctataattcaccggactgtccggtgtacaccggacagtgtccggtgctccaaggaagagcggcctcaggaactcgccagcctcgggatcgcgcagcagccgctccgctataattcaccggacatgtccggtgtgcaccggactgtccggtgtaaccacggagcaacgactatttcgacgccaacggctacctgaggcgcatttaatgcgcgctctgcgcgcgcagaagtcaggcgcgcccatactggcgcaccggacaatgaacaggcaccggacatccaggcgggcccagaagtcagaagctccaacggtcagaatccaacggcattgatgacgtggcaggggcaccggacatgtccggtgtgcaccggactgtccgatgtgcaccggactgtccggtgcgccatcgagcagacagcctcccaacggccacttttggtggttggggctataaataccccaaccaccccaccattcattgcatccaatttttccacttctcaaccacttacaagagctaggcattcaattctagacacaccaaagagatcaaatcctctccaattccacaaaaggctttagtgattagcgagagagatttgccgtgttcttttgagctcttgcgcttggattgcttcttttctttctcacttgcttttgtgatcaacactcaattgtaatcaaggcaagaggcactaattgtgtggtggcccttgcggggaagttttattcccgactttgatttgagaagagaagctcactcggtccgagggaccgtttgagagagggaagggttgaaagagacccggcctttgtggcctcctcaacggggagtaggtttgcgagaaccgaacctcggtaaaacaaatccgcgtgtcacactcttcatttgcttgcgatttgttttgcgccctctctcgcggactcgtttacatttctaacgctaacccggcttgtagttgtgtttatatttgtaaatttcagtttcgccctattcacccccccctctaggcgactatcaattggtatcaaagcccggtgcttcattagagcctaaccgctcgaagtgatgtcgggagatcacgccaagaaggagatggagaccggcgaaaagcccactacaagccacgggagcacttcatcggaagagtcccgcaccaagagaaaggagaagaagaagagctcctccaacaaagggaaggagaagaaatcttcttctcaccaccaagagaagaagtcttcttctcacaagccacgtcggagtggggacaaacacaagaggatgaggaaagtcgtctattacgagaccgacacttcatcaacatccacctccggctccgacgcggcatccgtcacttctaagcgccaagagcgcaagaagtatagtaagatccctctacactaccctcgcatgtccaaacatacacctttactttccgtcccattaggcaaaccaccaacttttgatggtgaagattacgctaggtggagtgatttaatgtgatttcatctaacctcgctccacaaaagtatatgggatgttgttgagtttggtgcacaggtatcgtcagtaggggatgaagactatgatgaggatgaggtggcccaaatcgagcacttcaactctcaagcaacaacaatactcctcgcctccttgagtagagaggagtataacaaagttcaagggttgaagagcgccaaggaggtttgggatgtgctcaaaaccgcgcacgagggagatgagctcacaaagatcaccaagcgggaaacgatcgagggggagctcggtcggttccggcttcgcaaaggggaagagccacaacacttgtacaaccggctcaagacattggtgaaccaagtgcgcaacctcgggagcaagaagtgggacgaccacgaaatggttaaggttattctaagatctctcattttccttaaccccactcaagttcagttaattcgtggtaatcctcgatatactaaaatgacccccgaggaagttatcgggaattttgtaagttttgagtgcatgatcgaaggctcaagaaagatcaacgagcttgatgatccctccacatccgaagctcaacccgtcgcattcaaggcgacggaagaaaagaaggaggagtctacaccaagtagacaaccaatcgacgcctccaagctcgacaatgaggaaatggcgctcgtcatcaagagcttccgccaaatcctcaagcaaaggagggggaaagactacaagtcccgctccaagaaggtttgctacaagtgtggtaagcctggtcactttatagctaaatgtccattatcaagtgatagtgacaagggcgacgacaagaaggggagaagaaaggagaagaagaggtactacaaaaagaagggcggcgatgcccatgtttgtcgggagtgggactccgacgaaagctcaagcgactcctccgacgacgaggacgccgccaacatcgccgtcaccaagggactcctcttccccaacgtcggccacaagtgcctcatggcaaaggacggcaaaaagaaggttaaatctaaatcctccactaaatatgagtcttctagtgatgataatcctagtgatgaggaagataacttgcgtaccctttttaccaaccttaacatagaacaaaaggaaaaattaaatgaattggttagtgctattcatgaaaaggatgaccttttggattcccaagaggacttccttattaaggaaaataagaaacatgttaaggttaaaaatgcttatactCTAGAAGtacaaaaatgtcaaaaactatctagtgagctaagcacttgccgtgagatgattgacaaccttaggaatgaaaatgctagtttaaatg
It contains:
- the LOC103637063 gene encoding putative polyol transporter 1; its protein translation is MAEQHKGPTNRVASDGLPDGVAPPRKKSNVRFAFACAILASMTSILLGYDIGVMSGAALFIKEDLKISDVEVEVLLGILNLYSLIGSFAAGRTSDWIGRRLTIILAAVIFFVGAFMMGFSVNYPMLMAGRFVAGIGVGYALMIAPVYTAEVSPASSRGFLTSFPEVFINFGILLGYVSNYAFSHLSLKVGWRLMLGVGAAPSVVLALMVLGMPESPRWLVMKGRLADAKVVLGKTSDTPEEAALRLADIKEAAGIPADLDGDVVAVPKRTGGEERVWKELILSPTPAVRRILLSALGIHFFQQSSGIDSVVLYSPRVFQSAGIADKNKLLGTTCAVGVTKTLFILVATFTLDRFGRRPLLLASTGGMVVSLVGLGFGLTVIGHHQEGTTIPWAIGVCIASILGVVAFFSIGLGPITWVYSSEIFPLHLRALGCALGVGLNRVTSGVISMTFLSLSKGITIGGSFFLYAGIASLAWVFFFTYLPETRGRTLEQMGGLFGIPNMAGDSDQLTSSRPRRRRP